A DNA window from Fusarium fujikuroi IMI 58289 draft genome, chromosome FFUJ_chr11 contains the following coding sequences:
- a CDS encoding related to purine utilization positive regulator — MQQIANRSRRTGPFRRRRVPGSRAHQACIHCKDKKLKCDDRTPSCSNCERMGITCLVLDPQTKKSRPRNYLEMLEGRVAGLQDNDHITPPQSTPAVGSNGESTSSIPCTPEGRDGTSDLPSRVGMLDFRTSQTEPQYLGSSSSFAFSRIISLSLSSNLPTAPGLTQLSDRRSSPSPCLLPDYEVAVKLNDAYFKHIHPQYPFLHEPTFRTWEAMLYDASPDFTETGLPFTPLFFLNMVYAVAALLTPSTQSLAGQLYISAQLYADVLSKDNIESIQALLCYAMYSLRSLEGPSLWKVSGLALRQCIELGYHRGVKQFAPAANTLQREMRKRVFWVAQGIDCTVAVRLGRPLGIPPQEIDAEFPSDVDDSAIPQTDILGPARSRSSHSPTGMSTAIHVFKLRYIWARIHTSLLSDTVRLSIEDHTYHARIQQLRVDLDTWLASAPEARGHVSDDLSIFAKRAWYETNYSHTILLLYRSQLREYKECLNKVFEDCIEASRNICQTYRRLYIGTSIRYTWGTLHCLFLAGLTYLHCLWTSPAAWESIRPEDVSKTCTDCTMVLVAVAEGWQAAAPYRDTFEALASRVIAKLFRKNCTVQPSWPPSEAQTRDQIPDTWGHWMNDMANAGVLEGVDRLLEGFIGDFTTQIDP, encoded by the exons ATGCAGCAAATCGCAAACAGAAGCCGGCGAACTGGGCCTTTCAGGCGACGCCGCGTCCCTGGCAGCAGAGCACATCAGGCTTGCATCCACTGCAAAGATAAGAAACTCAAG TGCGATGATAGAACCCCTTCTTGTAGTAATTGCGAGCGTATGGGCATAA CTTGCCTGGTCTTGGATCCACAGACCAAAAAGTCACGACCTCGAAATtatcttgagatgcttgagGGACGCGTTGCCGGCCTCCAGGATAATGATCACATTACTCCTCCTCAATCCACTCCAGCTGTAGGAAGCAACGGTGAGAGCACGTCGTCGATCCCTTGTACACCCGAGGGTCGAGATGGGACCAGCGACTTGCCGTCCAGAGTGGGCATGCTGGACTTCCGCACCAGCCAGACAGAGCCGCAGTACCtaggatcatcatcatctttcgCCTTCTCTCGAATCATTAGCCTTTCCCTCAGCAGTAACCTCCCAACTGCGCCCGGGCTTACCCAATTAAGCGATAGGCGCAGCTCGCCGTCTCCATGCTTGCTACCAGACTATGAAGTTGCCGTTAAGCTAAACGATGCTTACTTCAAACACATACATCCCCAGTATCCATTCTTACATGAACCGACATTTAGAACTTGGGAGGCAATGCTGTATGATGCGTCGCCAGACTTTACTGAGACTGGGCTCCCTTTCACGCCGTTATTCTTTCTTAACATG GTATATGCCGTTGCTGCGTTACTTACACCAAGCACTCAATCCTTAGCTGGC CAACTCTACATCTCTGCTCAATTATATGCCGATGTATTATCTAAGGATAATATTGAATCTATCCAAGCTCTACTATGCTATGCTATGTACTCTCTTCGCTCCCTAGAAGGACCATCCTTGTG GAAAGTCTCTGGCCTGGCGCTACGGCAGTGCATTGAGTTAGGTTATCACCGCGGGGTCAAGCAGTTTGCACCAGCCGCAAACACGCTCCAACGAGAGATGCGAAAGAGGGTCTTCTGGGTTGCTCAAGGGATAGACTGCACTGTTGCGGTTCGGCTAGGACGACCTTTGGGCATTCCGCCTCAAGAAATTGATGCCGAG TTCCCGTCAGATGTGGATGATTCTGCTATCCCACAGACAGATATCTTGGGGCCAGCAAGGAGCCGTTCCAGCCACTCACCAACAGGGATGTCTACCGCTATCCACGTCTTTAAGCTACGTTACATCTGGGCTCGTATACATACGTCACTGCTTTCAGACACCGTACGCCTAAGCATTGAGGATCACACATATCATGCTCGAATCCAACAGCTAAGAGTAGATCTGGATACGTGGTTGGCAAGTGCTCCCGAAGCACGTGGCCATGTAAGTGACGACCTGTCTATCTTTGCCAAAAGAGCATGGTATGAAACAAACTACAGCCACACAATACTTCTACTCTACAGGAGTCAGCTTAGAgagtataaagaatgcctcAACAAGGTCTTTGAGGACTGCATCGAGGCGTCGAGAAACATTTGCCAAACCTATCGTCGACTATACATAGGCACTTCTATAAGGTACACATGGGGCACTCTACACTGCCTATTCTTAGCAGGATTGACCTATTTGCACTGCCTATGGACATCACCGGCAGCATGGGAGTCGATTCGACCGGAAGATGTCAGCAAGACGTGTACAGACTGCACAATGGTGTTGGTGGCGGTTGCTGAGGGCTGGCAAGCTGCAGCGCCATACCGCGATACGTTTGAGGCTCTGGCGAGTCGAGTTATCGCAAAGCTGTTTAGAAAGAACTGCACCGTGCAGCCGTCTTGGCCTCCAAGTGAAGCTCAAACTAGGGACCAGATCCCGGACACATGGGGGCACTGGATGAATGACATGGCAAATGCTGGAGTTCTAGAGGGCGTTGATAGGCTTTTGGAAGGCTTCATTGGCGATTTTACAACGCAGATCGATCCGtga
- a CDS encoding related to isotrichodermin C-15 hydroxylase (cytochrome P-450 monooxygenase CYP65A1), with product MDLSQIELAFILAFNNKLACLLAILVFYLLITAIYYAYIHPLAKVPGPKLYAVTQIPYFYHITQGSWLDKLNKLHDQYGPVVRFAPNDISFITANAVKIIYGSKAGGFAPFDKDLRMYRHGNPVKDIVTAGHEDHKRIRRHLAYAFSIKALRDHESILNQYADKFISKLCQRAGTDVDMVAWFNYVTFDVMGHLSLGQPFGCIDTGHYHPWITLILSSLKAFSFITVIARLGFVQWILWLIPTHQDETLKNDLQFVDRAASTRLNTGDTKSPDIMSYILRHDDGKGMSKAEILENASLLIAAGGETTASLLSGTTYYLLTNPDKYKTLVDEIRSTFTSEDEITLPRVNQLQYLLAVLNEGLRIYPPSATGLARITPPGGKSIEGYWIPENTSVSVPHQSAYLSAYNFKDPRQFIPERWLGDTKYASDNRDVLQPFSTGPRDCIGKSFAYAEMRLLLTRLLWRFDLELLPQSKDWIVQKVYFLHEKPEMHVRMTEVVRGSLEIS from the exons atGGATCTATCCCAAATTGAACTCGCCTTTATACTTGCTTTCAATAACAAACTGGCATGCTTACTGGCGATCTTG GTCTTTTATCTTCTCATTACAGCAATCTACTACGCCTATATACACCCACTTGCCAAGGTCCCAGGCCCCAAACTATACGCTGTTACTCAAATTCCCTACTTCTACCATATTACCCAAGGGAGCTGGCTGGACAAGCTTAACAAGCTACATGATCAATACGGTCCTGTCGTGAGATTCGCCCCTAATGATATATCCTTCATTACTGCCAATGCGGTTAAGATTATTTACGGCTCCAAGGCAGGCGGCTTCGCACCTTTCGATAAGGACTTGCGAATGTATAGGCATGGCAACCCAGTTAAGGACATTGTAACTGCTGGCCATGAAGATCATAAGCGCATACGTCGCCATCTGGCTTACGCATTTTCGATAAAGGCTCTCCGCGATCATGAGAGTATCCTGAACCAATATGCTGATAAATTCATTTCAAAGCTGTGCCAGAGGGCAGGTACTGATGTAGACATGGTGGCGTGGTTCAATTACGTTACCTTTGATGTCATGGGTCATCTCTCCCTTGGTCAACCATTCGGATGCATTGATACCGGCCATTATCACCCTTGGATTACGCTCATCCTTTCAAGTCTGAAGgcattttcttttataacaGTCATTGCTCGCTTAGGATTCGTTCAATGGATCCTTTGGCTGATCCCAACACACCAGGACGAAACTTTGAAGAATGACTTGCAATTTGTTGACCGTGCGGCATCAACTCGTTTAAACACCGGAGATACCAAGAGTCCCGATATCATGTCTTATATCCTTCGTCATGACGATGGGAAAGGCATGTCAAAGGCTGAGATCCTCGAAAATGCAAGCCTGCTTATTGCTGCCGGCGGCGAAACAACAGCCTCGCTCCTGAGCGGCACAACATACTATTTACTAACCAATCCTGACAAGTATAAGACGCTAGTTGATGAGATTCGCTCTACATTCACATCCGAGGACGAGATCACTCTACCTCGTGTAAATCAGCTTCAGTATCTACTAGCTGTTCTCAACGAAGGCCTTCGCATAT ACCCACCATCTGCTACCGGTCTCGCGAGAATTACTCCACCTGGGGGCAAGAGTATCGAAGGATATTGGATCCCTGAAAAT ACTTCAGTTTCTGTCCCTCATCAGTCTGCATACTTATCAGCTTACAACTTCAAAGACCCGCGACAGTTCATTCCAGAACGCTGGCTAGGCGACACGAAATATGCCAGTGATAACAGGGATGTGCTACAGCCTTTCTCTACCGGGCCTCGAGACTGCATTGGTAAAAG TTTTGCCTATGCTGAAATGCGACTGTTATTGACCCGACTGCTTTGGAGGTTTGATCTCGAACTTTTGCCACAAAGCAAAGACTGGATCGTGCAAAAGGTTTACTTCCTCCATGAGAAGCCAGAAATGCATGTCCGGATGACGGAGGTTGTCCGAGGGAGCCTAGAAATAAGTTAG
- a CDS encoding related to acetate regulatory DNA binding protein FacB — translation MHETSPLAVRSSKESENLRVLIIPTSVQIVRTLLCAYIVEMDNNCRQQAGLACEECRRRKSKCDRGRPVCGGCLESGVECVFVEQRPKRGPKKGQLRELKSRIGLGPFICLKPTSSEIEVADIAYSHSHSHSNSTEAASATPLEEMEWTMQFDLSQSAWTEHLEFISDPNLDPNMDPNWQDYTSVSRDVEVAPQQIQTSDDFSTAKDLPSLIQFDLDQLYFDRVHPLFPMVHKRRYLSWTKLKDPYPARQCLRMAMRALAASMSSQFRSRGEDLYLKARQMAEDLEASELGLPWTDTAISIEQTQAWLLLAHYELLAPHIYPVQATARRAFRLVYLSRLHCCDQQEQSTVGSSNSSQASAPARVDFPTLEEKRRTFWVAFCLDRCLIACGESLPAIQDEIISVRLPCPEKNFQNGDEVKMGFADEALKYTKLDATSRFAEFVTSTALFGRCIMQKHLPKSGPSLEKETAFSGKGTTGWHQLQKGKLTYYPTMQRIWMTNQWPSKEMPRQTQEEQLASEAYNESANEAAAKMADVSNLITTSACFKAHPYLPLLLTLAISYLTINLNSGRDPSVCSLTESARTQLSGALESFLEIHSQAKQFVERLTGK, via the exons ATGCACGAAACCTCGCCTCTGGCGGTAAGAAGTTCAAAAGAATCCGAGAATCTTCGGGTGCTTATCATACCAACCTCGGTTCAAATTGTGA GGACGCTTTTATGTGCATACATCGTCGAAATGGATAATAATTGCAGACAACAAGCTGGGCTTGCGTGCGAGGAATGCCGAAGGCGAAAGTCAAAATGCGATCGTGGCCGTCCAGTCTGTGGAGGTTGTCTCGAATCAGGAGTTGAATGTGTTTTCGTGGAACAAAGGCCAAAACGAGGGCCTAAAAAGGGACAGCTAAGAGAATTGAAGTCGAGAATCGGTCTGGGTCCCTTTATTTGTCTCAAACCAACATCA TCAGAAATCGAGGTTGCAGATATTGCCTACTCTCATTCTCATAGCCATAGCAACAGTACCGAGGCAGCATCGGCCACTCCGTTGGAAGAGATGGAATGGACAATGCAGTTCGATCTGTCACAGTCAGCCTGGACTGAACATCTAGAATTTATATCAGATCCTAATCTGGACCCTAATATGGACCCCAACTGGCAGGACTATACTTCGGTCTCACGAGATGTCGAAGTAGCACCTCAACAGATCCAAACATCGGATgacttctcaacagccaaGGACTTACCTTCGTTGATTCAGTTTGACTT AGATCAGCTATATTTTGATAGGGTGCACCCACTCTTCCCCATGGTCCACAAGCGACGATATTTGTCATGGACTAAACTAAAGGATCCTTACCCAGCTCGCCAATGTTTGAGAATGGCTATGAGAGCACTTGCCGCGTCCATGTCATCACAGTTCCGGTCTCGTGGAGAGGACTTGTATCTCAAAGCGAGACAAATGGCAGAGGATCTCGAGGCCAGCGAATTGGGTTTGCCTTGGACAGATACCGCCATCAGTATTGAGCAGACTCaggcatggcttcttcttgcgcatTACGAGCTTTTGGCACCTCACATATATCCAGTACAAGCAACAGCGCGTCGGGCTTTTCGTTTGGTGTATCTATCGCGGCTACATTGCTGTGATCAGCAAGAGCAGTCTACAGTGGGTAGCTCGAACTCCTCACAAGCCTCAGCACCAGCTCGAGTAGATTTCCCAACcctcgaggagaagagacgGACTTTCTGGGTTGCTTTCTGCTTAGACCGGTGCTTGATCGCATGCGGAGAATCTCTACCAGCCATTCAGGACGAAATT ATCTCAGTTCGTCTTCCATGTCCAGAAAAGAACTTTCAGAACGGAGATGAGGTCAAAATGGGCTTCGCAGACGAGGCACTCAAGTACACAAAGCTGGATGCGACATCGCGTTTCGCCGAATTTGTCACTAGTACAGCTCTCTTTGGACGCTGCATCATGCAGAAGCACCTACCGAAAAGCGGACCGTCGTTAGAAAAAGAGACCGCTTTTTCTGGAAAAGGCACGACTGGCTGGCATCAGCTGCAAAAAGGCAAGTTGACCTATTATCCAACAATGCAACGGATCTGGATGACGAACCAATGGCCATC CAAAGAAATGCCTCGTCAGACACAGGAAGAGCAGTTAGCTTCGGAGGCATATAATGAGTCTGCCAATGAAGCTGCAGCTAAAATGGCCGATGTATCTAACCTCATTACAACCTCTGCTTGCTTCAAG GCGCACCCATACCTCCCTTTACTACTCACCTTGGCCATCTCGTATCTCACTATCAACCTGAATTCTGGTAGGGATCCTTCAGTCTGCAGCCTAACAGAATCTGCCAGGACTCAGTTGAGCGGAGCCTTAGAGAGCTTTCTAGAGATTCACAGTCAGGCAAAACAATTTGTAGAAAGGCTTACGGGAAAATAG
- a CDS encoding related to aldo-keto reductase YPR1: MSTSKSSALGDTPKAGEAVLKLNDGNSMPMLGYGLGTVLHKRSRDEKNEAIVTTTKLAIEHGFRHLDCAELYNNEKELGDAVRASPIPRSDLFIVTKLCGTEKRDVKAEFESSLSRLGLDYVDLYLVHAPYMADDAKDLQHVWSQMEEIKISGRAKSIGVSNFLQEHIEIILETAKVPPAVNSIEYHPYLQRGSLINFLKTQNITVSAYSTLTALTEKVPGPVNKLYTQLARKYEVSETDIALRWCMDQNIAAITTTRKGDRLKALCKNVPTFKLTKGEIDSISLAGQSKHYRKFLTDRFSTEDRR; this comes from the exons ATGTCAACTAGCAAATCATCGGCTCTGGGAGACACGCCAAAGGCCGGCGAAGCCGTACTGAAGCTGAATGATGGAAACAGTATGCCAATG CTGGGATATGGTTTAGGAACGGTGTTACACAAGAGATCCcgggatgagaagaatgaagCAATTGTCACAACGACAAAACTCGCGATTGAACATGGGTTTCGCCATCTCGATTGCGCCGAAC TGTATAATAATGAGAAAGAACTCGGCGATGCCGTGAGAGCTTCTCCGATCCCTCGATCAGACCTTTTCATAGTTACAAAACTATGCGGGACTGAGAAAAGAGACGTCAAGGCTGAGTTCGAAAGCTCTCTTAGTAGGCTAGGCCTTGACTACGTGGACCTTTACCTGGTACACGCGCCTTACATGGCCGACGATGCAAAGGATCTACAGCACGTTTGGTCTCAaatggaagagatcaaaATATCCGGGAGGGCTAAGTCAATCGGTGTGTCGAACTTTCTGCAAGAGCACATCGAGATCATCTTAGAGACGGCAAAAGTTCCTCCTGCTGTCAACTCCATCGAGTATCATCCTTACCTTCAACGTGGTTCACTCATCAACTTCCTAAAGACCCAAAATATTACAGTCTCAGCATACTCTACCCTTACGGCGCTGACCGAAAAAGTTCCAGGACCAGTTAACAAGCTCTACACCCAATTGGCCCGCAAATACGAGGTGTCAGAGACAGATATAGCTTTAAGATGGTGTATGGATCAGAACATAGCAGCTATCACTACCACTCGTAAAGGGGACAGGTTGAAAGCTTTGTGCAAGAATGTGCCCACATTCAAACTTACTAAAGGAGAGATCGACAGCATCTCGCTTGCGGGTCAGTCAAAGCACTATAGGAAATTTCTTACAGATCGGTTTTCGACCGAGGATCGGCGATAG